GTGGGCACCAGCTTCGAAGAGCTGAAAACCAACATGGTGGAAGTGCTGAACCTGGCGCTGAGCGATACCGGCCGCACTATCGGTATCGAGGACGTGAAAATCACCTACGACCTGAAATCGTTTTTCGACGCCTACAAAGTCATCAACGCCGCCGCGCTGGCCAAGCGCCTGGGCATGACCCAAAGCCTGCTCGGCCAGTATATTGCCGGTAGCAAAAAGCCTAGCCCCACCCAGACGCGCCGCATCCTGGAAGGCGTGCGCGCCGTGGGCCGCGAGCTGGCCGAAATGGATTTTGCCTTTTAATGCCGCTGCCGGGCGAGCGCAAGCGCGTGCAACTGGTAGCGCTGGCCGGCGAGCGCCGCGTGTACGGCGGCAACGGCTGGATTGATGGCCCGCTCGATGAGGCCGGCAAGCAGCAGGCGTTGGGGAAGCTGGGGTAACCAGGAGACATTTTTCCACTTCAATCAAGACACCGTCATGGATACTCAATGGATACCTATTGATAGCGAAACCAAAATGCCGTTAGGCAAGACACTATTGTTTTGCACAACAATGGGCAATAATTCAGAACCAATTTATCTAACAGGTATAGCAAGAGGGTCAAAGGAAAATCCAGAAGCTGATTATTTTTTCACACCGCGAGAAATGCCGCCTATACATTTCGTACTCAGATACTGGATGGTAATTCCCAAGGTTAATAATTGGCCTTACTCTGCAAGCGAAAACGAGACTTTTTAGAAATAGTCATGCTGCACACTAAGTACAGAAGTTTGGACGCAATAATTTTTCGCTTAAGTCACAGCGAAGGAATTTATGTGACTTATAGCAGCTTAGAAACGAAATTTACCAAGCCTGAGCATCTATCTGGTTGGGAGAAGAAAATAGATGAATGCGTGGAAATGGTTGATATACTGTGGGGAATTAGTGAAAACATTATTAAAGAATCTAATCACTACAACTCAGAGCTTAAAACGCCAACTTTTTACAGAGCAACTACCGTGTCTGTCAATTATGATGCAAATAATTATAAGTTTATTATCACAAGTGGTGAGGCTATTAATGAAATAGCTATTTTTATGGGTAAACAGCATAAGCTATCAACGAACGACAGAATCTCATATGTTGCTCAAGCGTATGAAGGTAAATTGATGAGCTTAGTACATCAAATGAAAAATAGTTTACCAAGAGCCAGATATGACGAAATTATTTCTAGATGCAAAATCCCCAAAAACAGACTTCCTAATTCCTACATCTATTTTAAATAAAAACACTTATGTCCCTACCTCTTTCCAGGCAGGCTTATGCCGCTATGTATGGCCCGACCGTGGGCGACCGGGTGCGCCTGGGCGATACCGACCTGCTGCTGGAGGTCGAGCGCGACTACTGCGTGTACGGCGAGGAATGCAAGTTTGGCGGCGGCAAAACCCTGCGCGATGGCATGGGGCAGGCGGCCGGCATCGCGCAGGCCGACGCGCTCGACTTGCTGATTACCAACGCGCTGGTGCTCGACTACACCGGCGTGTACAAGGCCGATATTGGCATCAAGGGCGGGCGCATCGTGGGCATTGGCAAGGCGGGCAACCCGCACATCATGCCCGGCGTGGACCCGCGCCTGGTGGTGGGTGTGACCACCGAAGTGGTGGCCGGCGAGGGGCACATCCTCACGGCGGGCGGCATCGACTGCCACATCCACTTCATTTGCCCGCAGCAGATAACCGAGGCGCTGGCCTCGGGCGTGACCACGATGGTGGGCGGCGGCACCGGTCCGGCCGCTGGCACCACGGCCACCACCTGCACGCCGGGCGCGTTTTACATCGAAATGATGCTCAAGGCCACCGACGCCTTCCCCATGAATTTCGGTTTTTTGGGTAAGGGCAATTCCTCGAAGCCCGAGGGGCTAGCCGAGCAGGTAGAGGCCGGGGCGCTGGGTTTTAAGTTGCACGAGGACTGGGGCACTACCCCCGCCACAATTGATAACTGCCTGACTATCGCTGACAAGTACGACGTGCAGGTGTGCATCCACACCGATACGCTGAATGAGAGCGGCTTCGTGGAAAACTCGGTGGCGGCCTTCAAGGGGCGCACCATCCACTCGTACCACACCGAGGGCGCGGGCGGCGGGCACGCGCCGGACATCATCAAGATTTGCGGCGAGCCCAACGTCATTCCGTCGAGCACCAACCCCACGCGGCCGTTTACGGTGAATACCATCGACGAGCACCTCGACATGCTGCTCGTGTGCCACCACCTCGACAAGAACATCCCCGAGGACGTGGCCTTTGCCGAGAGCCGCATCCGCCCCGAAACCATTGCCGCCGAAGACATTCTGCACGATATGGGCGCGCTGAGCATCATCAGCAGTGACTCGCAGGCCATGGGCCGGGTGGGCGAGGTCATCACCCGCACCTGGCAAACGGCCCACAAGATGCGCCAGCAGCGCGGCCCCCTGCCCCAGGATGCGGACGCGAAGCGCCCCAACGACAACTTCCGCGCCCGCCGCTACGTGGCTAAGTATACCATTAACCCCGCCCGCGCCCACGGCATGGCCCACGAAATTGGCTCGGTCGAAATCGGCAAGCTAGCCGACTTGGTGCTGTGGAAACCGGCCCTGTTCGGCTCGCGGCCGGAGATGATACTTAAGGGCGGCGTCATCGTGCAGGCCCAGATGGGTGACCCGAACGCCTCCATTCCGACGCCGCAGCCGTCGTTTTCGCGGCCGATGTTCGGGGCCTACGGCAAAGCGACGGGGCCGTGCTCGGTAGCGTTTGTGGCGGGTGCTTCAGTGGAGAAAGTGTCGAGCGAATACGGCCTGAGTAAGCGCGTGCTGCCGGTGCAGGGCTGCCGGAGCGTGGCCAAGAAAGACATGGCGCTGAACGACTACTTACCCAACATCGAGGTAGACCCGGAAACATACCGCGTGATAGTGGATGGCGTGCACCTGACGTGCGAGCCGGCGCAGACGCTGCCGCTGGCGCAGTTGTATAATCTATTCTAATCTAACGGGTAACCTCCCTTGGCCCCGCTAGAACAATACGATGCCGCACCTCGCCCACCTGCTCCACCTCGCCGACTCGGCCCTCCCCACCGGCTCCTTCGCCTATTCTTACGGCTTGGAAAGCAGCCTCACCTTTGGCCTTGTGCGCACCGAAACCGAGTTTCGGTCCTATCTCTATTCCTTTCTGCAGCAAGCCGTTGGGTTTGAGCTGCCATTTATTACGTCGGCCTCGGACCTGGCTGAAGCGGAGCTAGCCAACTTATTTACCGAGTACGATGCCCAGTTGCTCACGCCCGCCCTGCACCAGGCTAGCCTCACGCAGGGCAAAAACTGGCTAAAGCTGCTGACCACTTTTTACTCCGAGGTGGGGCTAGCCGAGCTGGGCCGCGAGCTGGCGCGGCAGCAATTGCCCGCGCATTTTGTGCCGCTGTTTGGCCTGAGCCTGACTAAGACGGGCTTCGCGCTGGCTGATATTCAGGCTACTTACCTGCACCTGGCCTTGCGCGACCAGCTCAGCGCGGCCATCCGGCTGGGTTTCATGGGGCCGATGGCGGGGCACCGGCTGCAACACGATTTTTACGAAATTTTTGAGAGTTTGCTGGATTCGGCCGATATTCGGCCCTACACCGAGGCCTCGCGCTGCACCTTGTTGCTCGATGTAGCGCAGATTTTTCACGACGACCTTTACTCGCGACTCTTTCAGAATTAATCACTTATGGCCTTCGTAGAGAAACTGGCGCTGCTGCTCCATGGCCATAGCCACGAGGTATTGGAGTCGCCCGGCGACTTTGCCGAGCGCGAAACCCGGCGCCTGCCGCCCTACCGCAACTTCCGCAAGCGGGCCTTCACGGTAGGCATCGGCGGGCCGGTAGGCACCGGCAAAACGGCCTTGCTCAAGGCGTTGTGCGAAAACCTGCGCGACGACTACCGGCTAGGGGTCGTCACCAACGACATCTTCACCCGCGAGGATGCCGAGTTTCTTATCCGCGAAAGTGCTCTCACCGCCGACCGCATCGTGGGCGTCGAAACCGGCGGCTGCCCCCACGCCGCCATTCGCGAAGATATTTCGCTGAACATGGATGCGCTCGAAGGCCTGATGCAGAAGTTTAATAATCAGCTTGACTACCTGTTTGTGGAAAGCGGCGGCGATAACCTAGCCGCGCACTTCAGCCGCGAGCTGGTCGATTACTCGATTTATGTCATAGACGTGTCGGGCGGCGACAAGGTGCCGCGCAAGGGCGGCCCCGGCATTACGCAGGCCGACTTACTCGTTATCAATAAGATAGACCTGGCACCATTAGTCAAGGCCGACCTGGGCGTGATGGAGCGCGACTCGCGCCGGATGCGCGGCGACGGTCCTTTTATTTTTGC
The genomic region above belongs to Hymenobacter sp. BRD128 and contains:
- a CDS encoding helix-turn-helix transcriptional regulator, producing MKKYEMIVERTPTGYSAYNEGEGAYTVGTSFEELKTNMVEVLNLALSDTGRTIGIEDVKITYDLKSFFDAYKVINAAALAKRLGMTQSLLGQYIAGSKKPSPTQTRRILEGVRAVGRELAEMDFAF
- the ureC gene encoding urease subunit alpha, which encodes MSLPLSRQAYAAMYGPTVGDRVRLGDTDLLLEVERDYCVYGEECKFGGGKTLRDGMGQAAGIAQADALDLLITNALVLDYTGVYKADIGIKGGRIVGIGKAGNPHIMPGVDPRLVVGVTTEVVAGEGHILTAGGIDCHIHFICPQQITEALASGVTTMVGGGTGPAAGTTATTCTPGAFYIEMMLKATDAFPMNFGFLGKGNSSKPEGLAEQVEAGALGFKLHEDWGTTPATIDNCLTIADKYDVQVCIHTDTLNESGFVENSVAAFKGRTIHSYHTEGAGGGHAPDIIKICGEPNVIPSSTNPTRPFTVNTIDEHLDMLLVCHHLDKNIPEDVAFAESRIRPETIAAEDILHDMGALSIISSDSQAMGRVGEVITRTWQTAHKMRQQRGPLPQDADAKRPNDNFRARRYVAKYTINPARAHGMAHEIGSVEIGKLADLVLWKPALFGSRPEMILKGGVIVQAQMGDPNASIPTPQPSFSRPMFGAYGKATGPCSVAFVAGASVEKVSSEYGLSKRVLPVQGCRSVAKKDMALNDYLPNIEVDPETYRVIVDGVHLTCEPAQTLPLAQLYNLF
- a CDS encoding urease accessory protein UreF is translated as MPHLAHLLHLADSALPTGSFAYSYGLESSLTFGLVRTETEFRSYLYSFLQQAVGFELPFITSASDLAEAELANLFTEYDAQLLTPALHQASLTQGKNWLKLLTTFYSEVGLAELGRELARQQLPAHFVPLFGLSLTKTGFALADIQATYLHLALRDQLSAAIRLGFMGPMAGHRLQHDFYEIFESLLDSADIRPYTEASRCTLLLDVAQIFHDDLYSRLFQN
- the ureG gene encoding urease accessory protein UreG, with the translated sequence MAFVEKLALLLHGHSHEVLESPGDFAERETRRLPPYRNFRKRAFTVGIGGPVGTGKTALLKALCENLRDDYRLGVVTNDIFTREDAEFLIRESALTADRIVGVETGGCPHAAIREDISLNMDALEGLMQKFNNQLDYLFVESGGDNLAAHFSRELVDYSIYVIDVSGGDKVPRKGGPGITQADLLVINKIDLAPLVKADLGVMERDSRRMRGDGPFIFARASDGHNLAAIIDHIHTARAHALAAVRADRR